One window of Sulfurospirillum sp. 1612 genomic DNA carries:
- the luxS gene encoding S-ribosylhomocysteine lyase, with amino-acid sequence MPLLDSFTVDHTIMPAPAVRVAKHMKTPSGDEITVFDLRFCHPNKEILPEKGIHTLEHLFAGFMRNHLNHDGVEIIDISPMGCRTGFYMSLIGDPKEQEVVQAWKDSMHDVLAVKSQNDIPELNLYQCGTYKMHSLDEAKQIAKDILDKDVGVMNNEDLKLDLSKI; translated from the coding sequence ATGCCACTACTCGATAGTTTTACTGTTGACCACACCATTATGCCAGCCCCTGCGGTGCGTGTTGCTAAGCACATGAAAACACCATCAGGAGATGAAATCACGGTCTTTGACCTTCGTTTTTGTCATCCTAATAAAGAGATACTTCCGGAAAAGGGCATCCATACCTTGGAGCATCTTTTTGCTGGATTTATGAGAAATCATCTCAATCATGATGGTGTAGAAATCATCGATATTTCACCGATGGGATGTCGTACTGGTTTTTACATGAGCTTAATCGGAGACCCAAAAGAGCAAGAAGTTGTACAAGCGTGGAAAGACTCGATGCATGATGTCCTAGCAGTGAAAAGTCAAAATGATATACCCGAACTCAACCTTTATCAATGCGGCACTTATAAAATGCACTCCCTTGATGAAGCGAAACAAATCGCCAAAGATATTTTAGATAAAGATGTCGGTGTGATGAATAATGAAGATTTGAAATTGGATCTATCTAAAATTTAA
- a CDS encoding mechanosensitive ion channel family protein, with protein sequence MDFNLDSILSILSVYGLKLIGSILIFYIGKKVAKILTKFSRKAMDKAKLDVTISQFIGNVVYGALLVFIILAALSNLGVNTTSFIAVLGAAGLAVGLAFQGTLSNIGAGVLLVFFRPFNVGDFIDAAGVMGVVEEINLFSTLMKTGDNKQIIIPNSSIIGKNIINYSKKETRRVDFVFGIGYDDDLKLAKTTLQEIIDADERVLKDPASLVVVSELADSSVNFTVRAWVKSADYWGVYFDTIEKVKLTFDEKNISIPYPQMDIHQN encoded by the coding sequence ATGGACTTCAATCTTGACTCTATACTAAGTATTTTAAGCGTCTATGGGCTCAAGCTCATAGGCTCAATACTTATATTTTATATTGGAAAAAAAGTTGCAAAAATATTGACGAAATTTTCACGAAAAGCGATGGATAAAGCCAAGCTTGATGTGACAATTTCACAATTCATCGGCAATGTCGTTTACGGTGCCCTACTTGTCTTTATCATACTAGCAGCACTTAGCAACCTTGGGGTCAATACCACCTCTTTCATCGCTGTTTTAGGTGCCGCCGGTTTGGCTGTTGGTTTGGCATTTCAAGGGACACTCTCAAACATCGGTGCGGGAGTTTTACTGGTCTTTTTCAGACCGTTTAATGTAGGCGATTTTATTGATGCGGCTGGTGTGATGGGTGTGGTTGAAGAGATTAATCTTTTTAGTACCCTCATGAAAACTGGAGATAACAAACAAATCATTATCCCAAATTCATCAATCATCGGAAAAAACATTATCAACTACTCCAAAAAAGAGACCCGTCGTGTGGATTTCGTCTTTGGCATTGGTTATGATGATGATCTCAAACTTGCTAAAACAACGCTTCAAGAAATCATTGATGCTGATGAGCGTGTCTTAAAAGACCCAGCCTCTCTTGTCGTTGTGAGTGAATTGGCCGACAGTAGTGTCAACTTCACCGTTCGTGCTTGGGTTAAAAGTGCGGATTATTGGGGAGTTTATTTTGATACTATCGAAAAAGTCAAACTGACGTTTGATGAGAAAAATATTTCGATTCCTTACCCTCAGATGGATATCCATCAGAATTAA
- the dut gene encoding dUTPase has translation MHDYLKEMFLLQQKLNDETNGIGWENGYTKNDKMINWKRCIYMECAELIDSFSWKHWKNIDAPIDWENAVIEIVDIWHFIMSLLLEDYKTNNKGGIDKLVRDITDVHGFEKFTKEPYSLGNVSSMEIINDIEKIINRTTSYNMDIYDGLLRDYFTLALKCGVNLKILYKYYVAKNVLNKFRQDHGYKEGTYKKVWNGKEDNEVMLAILEKKLPSPEALYQELEAAYQAI, from the coding sequence ATGCATGATTATTTAAAAGAGATGTTTTTATTGCAACAAAAATTAAATGATGAAACCAATGGTATTGGCTGGGAAAATGGATATACTAAAAATGATAAAATGATTAATTGGAAACGTTGTATTTATATGGAATGTGCTGAACTGATAGATAGTTTTAGTTGGAAACATTGGAAAAATATAGATGCGCCAATAGACTGGGAAAATGCTGTGATTGAAATCGTCGATATTTGGCATTTTATCATGAGCTTATTACTTGAGGATTACAAAACCAACAATAAAGGCGGTATCGATAAACTGGTTCGTGATATCACAGATGTGCACGGTTTTGAAAAATTCACAAAAGAGCCATATAGTCTGGGCAATGTCTCCTCTATGGAAATCATCAATGACATTGAGAAGATTATCAACAGAACAACAAGCTATAACATGGATATTTATGATGGATTGTTGCGAGATTATTTTACATTGGCGCTCAAATGCGGCGTTAATTTGAAAATTTTATACAAATACTACGTTGCTAAAAATGTACTCAACAAATTTCGACAAGACCACGGATACAAAGAGGGGACTTATAAAAAAGTCTGGAATGGCAAAGAAGACAATGAAGTCATGCTAGCGATTTTAGAGAAAAAACTTCCAAGCCCCGAAGCACTTTATCAGGAATTAGAAGCCGCTTATCAAGCAATTTAA
- a CDS encoding OmpA family protein: protein MKKLVFVMLLASSFAFAGNYKYEITPMIGGVQPEGNMDIKSHLSYGLRFGINVEKSVIDQVELGYERSDKVEYKFTNMKTDIDRLFVNVLKFYPIKKDLSFYALAGAGYENLENHFTSNGDSGFVNYGVGLKYMLKDEMAIRAEVRHAINFKHGDNNLFYNVGFSIPFGKKAEPVEYKPEPVAKVAPKPAPVVVLDDDKDGVINEKDACPNTPMGVQVDEKGCELDSDHDGVVNSQDQCLNTPAGNVVMADGCEKVIHLKVEFAFDKADVPESYMSKIKEVSNFMSINKTYKVILEGNTDSIGSKKYNQALSVKRAKAVAGALETLGVASNRIITKGFGEMNPVASNKTAEGRAQNRRVDAKFNKGE from the coding sequence ATGAAAAAATTAGTTTTTGTTATGCTACTCGCAAGCAGTTTTGCATTTGCCGGTAATTATAAATATGAAATCACCCCAATGATAGGTGGAGTACAACCCGAAGGCAACATGGATATTAAAAGTCACTTGAGTTATGGACTCAGATTTGGTATCAATGTTGAAAAATCTGTCATCGACCAAGTAGAACTTGGATATGAGCGATCGGATAAAGTAGAATATAAATTTACTAACATGAAAACAGATATTGATAGATTATTTGTCAATGTGCTTAAATTTTACCCAATCAAAAAAGACCTTTCATTTTATGCTCTCGCAGGAGCCGGTTATGAAAATCTCGAAAATCACTTCACTAGCAATGGAGATAGTGGTTTTGTAAATTATGGTGTTGGTCTTAAATATATGTTAAAAGATGAGATGGCAATCCGAGCAGAAGTTCGCCACGCTATCAACTTCAAACATGGGGATAACAACCTCTTTTATAATGTTGGCTTTAGCATTCCATTTGGTAAAAAAGCAGAGCCAGTAGAATACAAACCTGAGCCCGTAGCAAAAGTCGCACCAAAACCTGCACCTGTTGTTGTTTTGGATGATGACAAAGATGGTGTCATCAATGAAAAAGATGCCTGCCCCAATACTCCAATGGGTGTTCAAGTGGATGAAAAAGGATGCGAATTAGACAGCGATCATGATGGTGTCGTAAACAGTCAAGACCAATGTCTTAATACTCCAGCAGGCAATGTTGTCATGGCTGATGGATGTGAAAAAGTAATCCATTTAAAAGTAGAATTTGCATTTGATAAAGCTGATGTACCTGAGAGTTATATGAGCAAAATAAAAGAAGTGTCAAACTTCATGTCAATCAACAAAACCTACAAAGTCATCCTAGAAGGTAATACTGACTCCATTGGTAGCAAAAAATACAATCAAGCACTCTCTGTAAAAAGAGCAAAAGCCGTAGCGGGTGCACTTGAAACACTCGGTGTTGCATCGAATAGAATCATCACAAAAGGTTTCGGAGAGATGAATCCTGTAGCCAGCAACAAAACAGCAGAAGGACGAGCACAAAACAGAAGGGTTGATGCAAAATTCAATAAAGGTGAATAG
- the nifJ gene encoding pyruvate:ferredoxin (flavodoxin) oxidoreductase — MAKVMKTMDGNEAAAYASYAFTEVAGIYPITPSSPMADHVDIWASQGKKNLFGMPVKVVEMQSEGGAAGAVHGSLQSGALTTTYTASQGLLLKIPNMYKMAGQLLPAVIHVAARSLATHALSIFGDHQDVCAARATGFAMLASSSVQDAMDLGGIAHLAAIKGRVPFLHFFDGFRTSHEIQKIEVMDYAVFDRLLDKEAVAQFRTEALNPEAPKTRGTAQNDDIYFQGREAQNKYYEAVPDIVADYMNEISKVTGREYKPFVYYGDPEADRIIIAMGSVNETIKETIDYLREKGEKVGLINVHLYRPFSLKYFFDVMPKSVKKIAVLDRTKEPGSLGEPLFLDVKSAFYGKENAPIIVGGRFGLSSKDTNPAQIIAVYKNLEATEPKSDFTIGIVDDVTFKSLPAGENLSLGGEGIVECLFYGLGADGTVGANKNSVKIIGDKTDLYAQAYFAYDSKKSGGYTRSHLRFGKTPIRSTYLVTRPDFVACSVAAYLDIYDVLGGIKDNGTFLLNSIWDAQETAKRIPNKVKKILAERNVKFYVINATKIAREIGLGNRTNTIMQSAFFKLANIIDYTEAKKFMKEFAHKSYIKKGENIVEMNYKAIDSGEAGLEQVTVDPAWATLKEEVSLAVPSKYTGSKYVESICKPMNAALGDELPVSVFMQHPDGTAENGSTATEKRGVATMVPEWKEEHCIQCNQCAFVCPHSVIRPFLIDDKELADAPAGVKNHVLDAKGKELKGLKYKIQVSTLDCTGCDLCVEICPTKEKSLVMVPINQELDKGEQENADYLFKEVTYKDDLVNKATVKGSQFAQPLLEFHGACPGCGETPYINLATQLYGDHMMIANATGCSSIYGASMPSTPYTTNDKGHGPAWANSLFEDNAEFGMGMHIANETIRNRVANIMANSIQEVPNAIAAFYKDFLEFKDDREKTAEIRDRLVPLLAEHLDIPSVAELYSLKRYIAKKSQWIVGGDGWAYDIGYGGLDHVSASGEDVNILVLDTEVYSNTGGQSSKSSRSGSVSEFTASGKPVQKKDLGYITMTYGNIYVAQINSNASQAQTLKVMKEAEEYPGVSLVIAYSPCIAHGIKGGLAKSGNQAELATKCGYWPIYTFDPRLMKQGKNPIKISGKEPDWDLYEEFLMHEVRYASLKKSHPEHAALMFEKNKNDAKFRWRQLKRMAAADYSDEAEKE; from the coding sequence ATGGCTAAAGTCATGAAAACGATGGACGGAAATGAAGCAGCAGCTTACGCTTCATACGCTTTTACGGAAGTTGCGGGTATATACCCTATCACACCTTCTTCACCTATGGCAGATCATGTTGACATCTGGGCATCACAAGGAAAGAAAAATCTATTTGGAATGCCAGTCAAAGTAGTAGAAATGCAAAGTGAAGGTGGGGCAGCCGGAGCAGTCCATGGATCACTCCAATCTGGAGCATTGACAACAACTTATACTGCATCTCAAGGATTATTATTAAAAATTCCTAATATGTATAAAATGGCGGGACAACTTCTACCAGCGGTCATCCATGTCGCAGCACGATCACTTGCCACCCATGCTTTATCAATTTTTGGCGATCATCAAGATGTCTGTGCCGCTCGTGCAACTGGTTTTGCTATGCTTGCTTCAAGCTCAGTTCAAGATGCTATGGATTTAGGTGGTATTGCCCATTTAGCAGCAATCAAAGGTAGAGTACCATTTTTGCACTTTTTTGATGGATTTAGAACCTCACATGAAATTCAAAAAATTGAAGTGATGGATTATGCAGTTTTCGATAGACTTCTTGATAAAGAGGCTGTTGCACAATTTAGAACTGAAGCATTAAATCCTGAAGCACCAAAGACAAGAGGAACAGCACAAAATGATGATATCTACTTTCAAGGTAGAGAAGCTCAAAATAAATATTATGAAGCCGTACCTGATATCGTAGCAGATTATATGAACGAAATTTCAAAAGTTACCGGTAGAGAGTACAAACCATTTGTCTATTATGGTGACCCTGAAGCTGATCGCATTATCATTGCTATGGGTTCTGTCAATGAAACGATTAAAGAAACCATCGATTATCTAAGAGAAAAAGGTGAAAAAGTTGGTCTGATCAATGTCCATCTTTACCGTCCATTTAGTCTCAAATACTTTTTTGATGTTATGCCAAAATCTGTCAAAAAAATCGCAGTATTAGATAGAACAAAAGAACCAGGTAGTTTAGGCGAGCCTCTCTTTTTAGACGTTAAATCTGCATTTTACGGCAAAGAAAATGCTCCTATTATCGTCGGAGGACGTTTTGGTCTCTCTTCAAAAGACACCAATCCAGCTCAAATTATCGCCGTATACAAAAATCTTGAAGCCACTGAGCCAAAATCTGACTTTACCATCGGTATTGTCGATGATGTGACTTTCAAATCACTTCCTGCAGGAGAAAATCTATCCCTTGGTGGTGAAGGTATTGTCGAATGTCTCTTCTATGGTTTGGGTGCTGATGGTACCGTTGGTGCCAACAAAAACTCCGTTAAGATTATCGGGGATAAAACCGATCTTTATGCACAAGCTTATTTTGCTTATGATTCAAAAAAATCAGGCGGTTATACCAGAAGTCACTTACGATTTGGAAAAACTCCGATTCGATCCACTTATCTCGTGACGCGCCCTGACTTTGTCGCCTGTTCTGTGGCTGCTTATCTTGATATCTATGATGTATTAGGCGGTATCAAAGATAACGGTACCTTCTTGCTGAACTCCATCTGGGATGCCCAAGAAACTGCCAAAAGAATTCCTAATAAAGTCAAAAAAATATTGGCAGAGAGAAATGTCAAATTTTATGTCATCAACGCAACTAAAATCGCACGAGAAATAGGACTGGGCAATAGAACCAATACGATTATGCAATCTGCCTTCTTTAAACTTGCCAATATCATCGATTACACTGAAGCTAAAAAGTTCATGAAAGAATTCGCACATAAATCTTATATCAAAAAAGGTGAAAATATTGTCGAGATGAACTACAAAGCAATCGACAGTGGAGAAGCTGGATTAGAACAAGTTACCGTCGATCCTGCTTGGGCGACACTTAAAGAAGAAGTCTCTTTGGCCGTTCCTAGCAAATATACTGGAAGTAAATATGTAGAAAGCATTTGTAAACCTATGAATGCCGCATTGGGAGATGAATTACCGGTCTCTGTATTTATGCAACATCCTGATGGTACCGCAGAAAATGGCTCAACCGCTACTGAAAAACGTGGCGTTGCGACGATGGTTCCTGAATGGAAAGAAGAGCACTGTATCCAATGTAACCAATGTGCATTTGTCTGTCCTCACTCTGTCATCCGACCATTTTTGATTGATGATAAAGAGCTTGCCGATGCTCCAGCTGGTGTGAAAAATCATGTCCTTGATGCCAAAGGGAAAGAGCTTAAAGGATTGAAATATAAAATCCAAGTTTCTACTCTCGATTGTACCGGATGTGACCTTTGTGTCGAAATTTGTCCAACAAAAGAAAAATCTTTGGTTATGGTGCCAATCAACCAAGAACTCGACAAAGGCGAACAAGAAAATGCCGATTATCTCTTTAAAGAAGTCACCTACAAAGATGATCTTGTCAACAAAGCAACCGTCAAAGGTTCACAATTTGCACAACCGCTACTCGAATTCCATGGCGCATGTCCAGGTTGTGGTGAAACACCGTATATCAATCTAGCCACACAACTTTATGGGGATCACATGATGATTGCCAATGCCACTGGTTGTTCATCAATCTATGGCGCGTCTATGCCATCAACCCCTTATACGACCAACGACAAAGGTCACGGACCAGCATGGGCCAACTCTTTGTTTGAAGATAATGCAGAATTTGGTATGGGTATGCATATTGCCAATGAAACCATTCGAAATAGAGTGGCAAACATCATGGCTAACTCCATCCAAGAAGTTCCAAATGCAATAGCAGCATTTTATAAAGATTTCCTTGAATTTAAAGATGATAGAGAAAAAACAGCAGAAATCAGAGACAGACTCGTGCCACTTCTAGCAGAACATTTGGATATCCCAAGTGTCGCAGAACTTTACAGTTTGAAACGCTACATCGCCAAAAAATCTCAATGGATTGTCGGTGGTGACGGTTGGGCTTATGATATCGGTTATGGTGGACTAGATCACGTGAGTGCCAGTGGTGAAGATGTCAATATCTTGGTACTTGATACCGAAGTATACTCCAACACCGGTGGACAAAGTTCAAAATCATCACGTAGTGGTTCGGTTTCAGAATTTACAGCATCAGGTAAACCTGTACAGAAAAAAGATCTCGGTTACATCACCATGACTTACGGAAATATCTATGTTGCGCAAATCAACTCCAATGCATCACAAGCACAAACATTAAAAGTGATGAAAGAAGCAGAAGAGTATCCTGGTGTCTCTTTGGTCATCGCATATTCTCCATGTATCGCTCATGGTATCAAGGGAGGATTGGCAAAATCAGGAAACCAAGCAGAACTTGCAACCAAATGTGGTTACTGGCCAATTTATACGTTTGACCCAAGATTGATGAAACAAGGTAAAAATCCTATCAAAATCAGCGGAAAAGAGCCTGATTGGGATCTTTATGAAGAGTTCTTGATGCACGAAGTACGCTATGCGTCACTCAAAAAATCTCACCCTGAACATGCCGCATTGATGTTTGAGAAAAACAAAAATGATGCAAAATTTAGATGGAGACAATTGAAACGAATGGCAGCCGCTGACTATTCTGACGAAGCAGAAAAAGAATAA
- a CDS encoding aspartoacylase produces MRKIKTVAITGGTHGNELTGVYLIKKFFKNPDLVKRSNFETLFMHTNLGAMKQCTRYVDKDLNRTFVTQDLADPSRCTYEDILAKNLNEKLGPKGSKNPHVDFIVDLHSTTSDMGLSIIIDNDSPLVWKLAAYLSVHEPKLHIFRWKGDTAEVSFVNSIAPNGFAIEVGPIPQGVLRADLFFETETLVQKILDFFEKYNNNTLETLPKEIEIYNHIKLVDFPRDKKGEIKAAVHPNLQDHGYIKVQKGDPLFIDLEGRVIYYEEEADVYALFINEAAYYEKGFAMCFAEKKTIKVS; encoded by the coding sequence ATGCGTAAAATCAAAACCGTGGCTATAACCGGCGGTACCCATGGTAATGAACTCACCGGAGTGTATCTTATAAAGAAATTTTTTAAAAATCCAGACTTGGTGAAGCGGAGCAATTTTGAAACACTTTTCATGCATACGAATTTGGGTGCGATGAAGCAGTGTACTCGCTATGTTGATAAAGATTTAAATCGTACGTTTGTGACGCAAGATTTAGCCGATCCGAGTCGGTGTACGTATGAAGATATTTTGGCAAAAAATCTCAATGAAAAACTCGGACCCAAAGGTTCAAAAAATCCTCATGTTGATTTTATCGTTGATTTACATTCTACGACTTCAGATATGGGACTTTCGATTATTATCGACAATGATAGTCCATTGGTTTGGAAATTGGCTGCCTATTTGAGTGTTCATGAGCCTAAGCTACATATTTTTAGGTGGAAGGGAGATACTGCTGAAGTCTCTTTTGTCAATTCAATCGCCCCAAATGGATTTGCCATAGAAGTAGGCCCGATTCCTCAGGGAGTATTGCGAGCAGATCTATTTTTTGAAACAGAAACATTAGTACAAAAGATTTTAGATTTTTTTGAAAAATATAATAATAACACGCTAGAGACACTTCCAAAAGAAATTGAGATTTATAATCATATCAAATTGGTAGATTTCCCGCGAGATAAAAAGGGAGAAATTAAGGCTGCTGTGCATCCAAATCTTCAAGACCATGGTTATATAAAAGTTCAAAAAGGAGATCCTTTGTTTATTGATTTAGAAGGCAGGGTTATCTACTATGAAGAAGAAGCGGATGTTTATGCCTTGTTTATCAACGAGGCGGCGTATTACGAAAAAGGCTTTGCGATGTGTTTCGCAGAGAAAAAAACAATAAAAGTGTCATAA
- the purT gene encoding formate-dependent phosphoribosylglycinamide formyltransferase, protein MQFSAPLQSNSKRILLLGSGELGKEVTIEAQRLGLEVIAVDRYQNAPAHHVAHRSYVVDMQDRDAILEIIRREKPDFILPEIEAISIEALYDAEAEGFCVIPNADAVNKTMNRKNIRQFAAETLGVKTGPYEFVSTLQELEEAAKRLGFPCVIKPVMSSSGHGQSIAKKPEDIAMSWEKAKEARGDASALIVEAFIDFDYEITMLTARHEHETIFCEPIGHEQRDGDYVFSWQPMQMSAHAKKSAQEIAKTITDGLGGRGIFGVELFVKGDNVYFSEVSPRPHDTGMVTLITQSQSEFALHLRAILGLPLGFTFYGEGASGAFKSEHDAIAPVINVDDTLFSNNSFVRVFGKPEAHQGRRLAVVLVFDKVAAALQKARELIKKIKDN, encoded by the coding sequence ATGCAATTTTCAGCTCCATTACAATCAAATTCAAAACGTATTTTGCTTTTAGGCTCAGGTGAATTGGGCAAAGAAGTCACCATAGAAGCCCAACGCTTAGGACTTGAGGTTATCGCAGTAGATCGTTACCAAAATGCTCCAGCACATCATGTCGCACACCGAAGTTATGTGGTGGACATGCAAGATCGTGATGCAATTTTGGAGATTATAAGACGGGAAAAGCCTGACTTTATCTTGCCTGAAATTGAAGCAATTAGTATTGAAGCACTTTATGATGCTGAGGCAGAGGGCTTTTGTGTCATTCCTAATGCTGATGCGGTGAACAAGACTATGAATCGTAAAAATATCCGTCAATTTGCAGCCGAAACACTGGGAGTTAAAACCGGTCCTTATGAGTTTGTGAGCACGTTGCAGGAGTTAGAAGAAGCCGCGAAGAGGTTGGGATTTCCTTGTGTGATAAAGCCCGTCATGAGTAGCTCTGGACATGGACAGAGTATCGCCAAAAAGCCTGAAGATATTGCCATGTCTTGGGAAAAAGCCAAAGAGGCCAGAGGTGATGCGAGTGCCTTGATTGTCGAGGCGTTTATTGATTTTGATTATGAAATCACCATGCTCACCGCGCGCCATGAACATGAAACCATCTTTTGCGAACCCATAGGTCATGAACAACGCGATGGGGATTATGTTTTTTCATGGCAACCGATGCAGATGAGTGCTCATGCCAAAAAAAGCGCACAAGAGATTGCCAAGACGATTACCGATGGGCTTGGAGGACGTGGGATTTTTGGGGTAGAACTATTTGTCAAAGGGGATAATGTCTACTTTAGTGAAGTGAGTCCACGCCCTCATGATACCGGGATGGTGACACTCATCACACAAAGTCAAAGTGAGTTTGCTCTGCATCTTCGAGCGATTTTAGGGTTGCCTTTGGGATTTACTTTTTATGGTGAGGGCGCAAGTGGCGCATTTAAATCTGAACATGATGCTATTGCACCGGTTATCAATGTGGATGATACATTGTTTAGCAATAACTCTTTTGTGCGAGTATTTGGGAAACCAGAAGCGCACCAAGGGCGACGTTTGGCGGTGGTACTTGTTTTTGATAAAGTTGCAGCAGCGCTACAAAAGGCACGAGAATTAATAAAAAAGATAAAAGATAATTAA
- a CDS encoding HAD family hydrolase: MTATTILFDLDGTLIDSTDAILESFHTSFKQCNFSSPDDTAIKSLIGHTLEDMYLQLGVPKEEHQRIIAAYKEHYRQISRAQTLLLPYAKEALEAAKTFATLGVVTTKTKRYSLELLEHLGILDYFTSIIGREDVQNPKPHPEPVLKAIAMLHAEKASTWMVGDTILDIQSANQAGIQSCAVLCGYGMREDLEQQTSHISQHSHDAVQLILRNSNLL, translated from the coding sequence TTGACTGCGACAACCATACTCTTTGATCTTGATGGGACCTTGATCGATTCTACTGATGCTATTTTAGAGAGCTTTCATACGAGCTTCAAACAATGCAACTTCTCATCTCCTGATGATACCGCAATCAAATCCTTGATTGGGCATACACTTGAGGATATGTATCTACAATTGGGTGTCCCAAAAGAGGAACATCAGCGTATCATCGCCGCATACAAAGAACATTACCGACAAATTTCACGAGCACAAACATTACTTTTGCCTTATGCAAAAGAAGCCTTAGAAGCTGCCAAAACATTTGCAACACTAGGGGTTGTGACGACAAAAACCAAGCGTTATTCATTAGAATTATTAGAACATCTGGGCATTTTAGATTATTTTACTAGTATAATAGGTAGAGAAGATGTACAAAATCCCAAGCCTCATCCTGAACCGGTACTTAAAGCTATTGCTATGCTGCATGCTGAGAAAGCATCTACCTGGATGGTTGGCGATACGATTTTGGATATACAAAGCGCTAATCAAGCGGGGATTCAGTCATGTGCTGTCTTGTGTGGATACGGCATGAGAGAAGATTTAGAGCAACAAACCTCTCATATATCACAACACTCACACGATGCAGTTCAATTGATTTTAAGAAATTCTAATTTATTATAA
- a CDS encoding DUF1294 domain-containing protein, whose translation MCTNGLRIFTMLLFALIAFTSNYFMPSIPILVWYFVTVSIFAFILFGIDKFNATKERMRVPEMSFHFLAFIGGGLGVMLGIVLFRHKTHHKMFIGIQFAILVLYVVASYLIIQNLPEIAHGIEALRGQ comes from the coding sequence ATGTGTACCAATGGGCTTAGAATTTTCACAATGCTGTTATTTGCATTGATTGCTTTTACTTCTAATTATTTTATGCCAAGCATTCCTATTCTTGTCTGGTATTTTGTTACGGTGAGTATCTTCGCTTTTATTTTGTTTGGTATTGATAAATTTAATGCAACAAAAGAGCGTATGCGTGTACCAGAGATGAGCTTTCATTTTCTCGCATTCATTGGCGGTGGATTAGGAGTGATGTTGGGTATTGTATTGTTTCGGCACAAAACGCATCACAAAATGTTTATTGGCATACAGTTTGCGATTTTAGTGCTTTATGTCGTGGCAAGTTATCTCATCATACAAAATCTTCCCGAAATAGCCCATGGAATAGAAGCGTTACGTGGACAATAG